A DNA window from Drosophila sechellia strain sech25 chromosome X, ASM438219v1, whole genome shotgun sequence contains the following coding sequences:
- the LOC6620776 gene encoding uncharacterized protein LOC6620776, with amino-acid sequence MVSRIAHNDFIIVSRQLLINRADTDKDKRSAKMLIIYSTGKQHIVTFKLPIYAFTVQKLFLKMNLHMEDNITIDCMENAGGIIHLVVSVGLAIGDTIADTIAKAEEFYKKVHQSRSSADAAPRNAVPVEEPPSLPVVKPSVVPVGFAIGDTVADTIAHAEEFNKKVHQSKASAGAALPNAMAVEVPPSRAVVKPSETSVANNGCQPAATKGKKHKKRHCAPGDTNADKAISSVNQDVNTSKTKKHKKGHSTKDRNGYQLAGAQDNPGSSGNKQGNQTPTGNTSNSPKKSSTAQVISSVDQDDNTPKTKKQKKCHSAEDSNGYQVAGAQDNPGSSGNKQGNQTPTGNTSNSPKKSSTAQVISSVDQDDNTPKTKKQKKCHSAEDSNGYQVAGAQDNPGSSGNKQGNQTPTGNTSNSPKKSSTAQVISSVDQDDNTPKTKKQKKCHSAEDSNGYQVAGAQDNPGSSGNKQGNQTPTGNTSNSPKKSNGLQGVQPAGDALASSQSIQSKDQVAHATVSKKSEETAGGSQSRVQPNVASIPAPAEKATRDTIPTPAERAEKSRLRRNSNWIISRDFDDEVIVLLSSEDEETTAADNGQTEGRLSVDENPTLFTYPPTGTGGLSITIKDYMRLKEGSFLNDIIIDFYLRWLKNNIIPEGQRDRTHIFSTFFHMRLTTETSPNNTKEPVAKRRHERVKKWTRTVNIFEKDFIIIPFNENSHWILAIICFPNLKTSVVNHDVQTPGEDIPIKQPLILIFDSLESNSRYRHIAILHDYLNFEYKAKYPKERARIFNWDNMPGLIVEVPQQENLTDCGLYLLQYAEQFFTKPIVNYKLPIRELIDWFDLLTVTKKREDIANLIQKLMNEGNQQGITLPVIKFPTLNGIMVMDVDVEKECDTEEESQTINQYSFETRTPPKRRHTLK; translated from the coding sequence ATGGTAAGTCGAATCGCCCATAACGACTTCATTATAGTCTCCCGTCAATTGCTGATCAATCGAGCCGACACGGATAAGGACAAACGGAGTGCCAAGATGCTCATTATCTACAGCACTGGAAAGCAGCACATCGTCACCTTCAAGCTGCCCATCTATGCGTTTACAGTGCAAAAGCTGTTTCTCAAGATGAACCTTCATATGGAGGATAACATCACGATTGATTGCATGGAGAATGCCGGTGGTATTATCCATTTGGTGGTCTCTGTGGGACTCGCCATCGGTGATACCATTGCCGATACGATTGCCAAGGCGGAGGAGTTCTACAAGAAGGTGCATCAGTCCAGGTCGTCCGCTGATGCCGCTCCTCGCAACGCGGTGCCCGTTGAAGAGCCACCATCTCTTCCGGTTGTCAAGCCATCGGTGGTCCCTGTGGGCTTCGCCATCGGTGATACCGTTGCCGATACGATTGCCCATGCGGAGGAGTTCAACAAGAAGGTGCATCAGTCAAAGGCGTCCGCTGGTGCCGCTCTTCCCAACGCGATGGCCGTTGAAGTGCCACCATCTCGTGCGGTTGTCAAGCCATCGGAGACTTCGGTGGCCAACAATGGTTGCCAGCCAGCTGCAACTAAAGGCAAGAAGCACAAGAAAAGACATTGCGCTCCGGGAGACACCAATGCTGACAAAGCGATATCGTCGGTGAATCAAGACGTCAATACTTCCAAGACCAAGAAACATAAGAAGGGCCATTCTACAAAGGACAGGAATGGTTATCAACTTGCTGGTGCTCAAGACAACCCAGGTTCATCTGGCAATAAACAGGGAAATCAAACCCCTACGGGTAACACCTCAAATTCTCCAAAGAAGAGTAGTACTGCCCAAGTGATATCGTCGGTGGATCAAGACGACAATACTCCCAAGACCAAGAAACAGAAGAAGTGTCATTCTGCAGAGGACAGCAATGGTTATCAAGTTGCTGGTGCTCAAGACAACCCAGGTTCATCTGGCAATAAACAGGGAAATCAAACCCCTACGGGTAACACCTCAAATTCTCCAAAGAAGAGTAGTACTGCCCAAGTGATATCGTCGGTGGATCAAGACGACAATACTCCCAAGACCAAGAAACAGAAGAAGTGTCATTCTGCAGAGGACAGCAATGGTTATCAAGTTGCTGGTGCTCAAGATAACCCAGGTTCATCTGGCAATAAACAGGGAAATCAAACCCCTACGGGTAACACCTCAAATTCTCCAAAGAAGAGTAGTACTGCCCAAGTGATATCGTCGGTGGATCAAGACGACAATACTCCCAAGACCAAGAAACAGAAGAAGTGTCATTCTGCAGAGGACAGCAATGGTTATCAAGTTGCTGGTGCTCAAGACAACCCAGGTTCATCTGGCAATAAACAGGGAAATCAAACCCCTACGGGTAACACCTCAAATTCTCCAAAGAAGAGCAATGGTCTCCAGGGCGTGCAACCAGCTGGAGATGCTCTCGCAAGCTCCCAGTCAATCCAGTCGAAGGACCAAGTCGCACATGCCACTGTTAGCAAGAAATCGGAAGAGACAGCTGGAGGATCTCAATCGCGGGTGCAACCGAATGTTGCATCCATACCGGCACCAGCCGAGAAAGCAACTAGGGACACTATACCCACACCTGCAGAACGCGCAGAGAAGAGTCGCCTGCGCCGGAACAGCAACTGGATAATAAGCAGGGACTTTGACGATGAAGTCATTGTGCTGTTGAGCAGCGAGGATGAGGAGACCACCGCCGCCGACAATGGCCAAACAGAGGGAAGACTCTCCGTCGACGAGAATCCAACGCTTTTCACATATCCGCCCACCGGAACCGGTGGCCTGAGCATCACCATTAAGGACTATATGCGTCTCAAGGAAGGCTCATTTCTGAACGACATAATCATTGATTTTTATCTGCGCTGGCTAAAGAATAACATCATACCAGAGGGTCAGCGCGATAGGACGCACATCTTTAGCACATTTTTCCACATGAGATTGACCACAGAGACGAGTCCCAACAACACGAAGGAGCCGGTGGCCAAGAGGCGTCACGAAAGGGTAAAGAAGTGGACACGAACCGTGAATATATTCGAGAAGGATTTCATCATAATACCATTCAACGAGAACTCCCATTGGATACTGGCCATCATATGTTTTCCAAACCTGAAGACCTCCGTGGTTAACCATGATGTACAGACACCCGGCGAAGACATTCCAATCAAACAGCCATTGATTCTCATCTTCGATTCGTTGGAGAGCAACTCACGCTATCGACATATTGCCATATTGCATGATTACCTCAACTTCGAGTACAAGGCAAAGTATCCGAAAGAGCGGGCGCGCATCTTCAACTGGGATAATATGCCCGGTCTCATTGTGGAGGTGCCGCAACAGGAGAATCTCACCGATTGCGGCCTCTATCTGCTGCAGTATGCAGAGCAATTCTTCACAAAACCCATCGTTAACTATAAGCTGCCCATTAGGGAGCTGATCGATTGGTTTGACCTGCTCACAGTAACCAAGAAGCGCGAGGATATCGCCAATCTCATCCAGAAGCTGATGAATGAAGGCAATCAGCAGGGCATAACTTTGCCCGTCATAAAGTTTCCCACACTGAATGGCATAATGGTgatggatgtggatgttgAAAAGGAATGTGACACGGAGGAAGAGAGTCAAACTATAAACCAATATAGTTTTGAAACCAGAACACCGCCGAAAAGAAGGCATACACTCAAGTAA
- the LOC116802097 gene encoding uncharacterized protein LOC116802097, with amino-acid sequence MSKGELRNAFQKREWHPDEKFAVYFEDKVMLANDINIDLEELLENIIEGIPAPALRNQARIQCFSEPMQILRAFSEVRLPKHKTGSSSSKRLTGGGAANKDLRCANCNSKRHFARECLKPKREPGSCYACGAFGHFVGQCPERKSANINNYNAS; translated from the exons ATGTCAAAAGGGGAACTGAGGAACGCATTTCAAAAACGCGAATGGCATCCGGATGAGAAATTTGCTGTTTACTTCGAGGACAAGGTGATGCTGGCCAACGACATCAACATCGATCTAGAGGAGCTCCTGGAAAACATCATTGAAGGAATCCCAGCACCAGCGTTGCGCAACCAGGCGCGCATACAGTGTTTCTCCGAGCCGATGCAAATTCTGCGGGCTTTCTCGGAAGTCCGTCTGCCGAAGCACAAAACAGGGAGCAGTTCATCAAAGCGCCTTACTGGAGGAGGTGCAGCCAATAAGGACTTACGTTGTGCCAATTGCAACTCCAAAAGACACTTCGCCAGGGAGTGTCTCAAGCCAAAGAGGGAGCCCGGATCCTGCTATGCCTGTGGGGCATTTGGACACTTCGTCGGACAATGCCCGGAGCGCAAGAGCGCCAATATCAACAATTAT AATGCCTCATAG